CACCGCATACGCGGTTCGGTTATTTTTTTGCCAAGAACCGCACCACCTAAACCACTTGTCATAATATTTGGTCTAAGcttataataatttgtaaaaaaacATATCAATTAAAGAAGTCGTCATTCATTATATATCAACTCTGTTCAAAATTATTACTCCTACAAAAAAAACTTATCttcttcttaattatttttcatattaatattttattagagtatttatttcttttacaacaatattttgtttgaagtttaaaagtaaaaaaaaaaagaagataaaataGTGTAAATTTCGTTTTTGTTGTGAGTGTGTTGTGTTGTTAGATTATTaacttaattttgaatcttgatTATTGTTTTATCTAGTTTTATCTTTCTATGATTtgaacaatattttatttttaaagacactatattgttgttgttttcaaataaattagaattatgttctaatatttttcattaaaaaaccGTAAACCGACCGCAACCGCCTGAAACCGCTCAAAACCGTAAGACTAATTCTACATGTAAAActgtgattatttttttaaaatattaaccgaCCACATATAGCAATTCGGtttgactttttttaaaaaaaaaccgcaAAACTGTGCTAGTGATCACCCCTATCTAGGAGCGTTGATTCAATGATTGGTCTTGTAAGCTCGATTACTTACTCGCgtgcttttatttttatttttgtgaaaaacctacttttattttagttatggattaataaattttttttgtcagttaaaaaaaattatttaaaaagtaaatttaaaaaatataagattgCACTGACACGATTGCTAGTATAATTCAATTAGCAATTGCAGTGAAGCGATttctattatatatttttttgggaatgaattatataattattaggtgatcgtggctgtttcaaaaaaaaaaggcagAAACAGAGAAATTTATCCAACTTGAGGCCACCGACCAGGTAATCTCTCGCTCTAATCTCTCGCTCTCTCTCTGGTTTTTCCATTTGTTTTATCTTTCAATCATTTTCTAGTTGTTTCGGTAGGTATTAATTGGCGGATTTGCGGTATTTTTAGACGTCATGCTGTTATTTGATGTATCGCAGTCAGATTTTGATCCAGAAAAGGAAATCTGACTTGCTCGTGTGCATACGAATTTATTGGccttttgtttgatttttattgTGTAATTTGATGTGACTTAGGGATTGTTGCGAAGAGACGGGAGTATGTTGGGGATTATAAGGCAAAGAGTCGCCTGCAAAGGCAACCTTGCTCCTGTGGTAAAAAATGGCAGCTTCTTTGTTTCTTGATTTGATTGTGTTATTGATTCGGTTGTATGTTTCATTTTTTGTGTTTGGTTGGGAAGAGTTTGGAGCAAGGGATTCGAGTGGTTGCATCCAAGGCCTTTTCTTCCTCCGCAAAGGAGGTAATCAGTATTATATTTCTGTAATACTTTACCTAgttcttaaatttaattatgattagtTCTTCCTGTTATGAGATTTACCTTCCCTGGGTATTTGTGATGTGTAGTTATGGTAAATGATCCTGTATCACTCACTCTCTCCTGCAGATGACAGTGCGTGAAGCTTTAAATTCGGCGCTTGATGAAGAAATGTCTGCTGATCCCAAAGTCTTTTTAATGGGAGAAGAGGTATCATAGAAGTTTGATAGGGTTTTTGAGACCGAACAGACCATTTTATACCGATTGGATTGGTTTTTGGATTCCTTAATGCTTTGTGGATTGCTTTTTGGATTCCTTAATGCTTTGTTGACTTGTTTAATGGTTTTATGCAGGTTGGTGAGTATCAGGGTGCATATAAGGTGAGTCTTTGTACGAGCTACTTGATAGTTGATACTCTCTGATGAGACGGTATGTTGATCTAGTTTTTGTTTTACAATGGTTTGTATTAGATATCCAAAGGTCTTTTGGGCAAATACGGTCCTGAGAGGGTTATTGACACTCCCATTACCGAGGTTGGTTTTATCTGTACTTCTAAGAATTTTTAGAATTGAATTGAGCGGCAAAACCTGGAATTCTCAACTGGGCTCATTGTTGCAGGCGGGATTTACTGGTATTGGAGTTGGTGCAGCATATTATGGTCTAAGGCCTGTGATTGAGTTTATGACTTTTAACTTCTCAATGCAGGTTATAGTTCTTCCCCCGTTGCTATATTTGGCTaggctgattttaaaatttaaaatactctATTGAATTCTGGATCATTGATCTAAATTCCATCTCTGAGGTTACAACTGCTTGTTGTCGGTGGTAACTTGTGGGTTTTCTTGGCTATTGTTCCTGTGTGCGTGTAGGATTGTATACTGATTCTCTGTATGTGTTTCTAATATCCATCATCTAGCTAATGTAGCTCTAAATTGTGACTTGTCTATTCTGTTCAACTGGTAAATAACAAGCGaaacctaaaaaaaatttaacccaTGGAGACACATTTTATATTTCTGACTTTTGGTTATGTTACCTCTTAATGATAAATTGTGTCAAAACAACATTGACATGGATTTTAGGGGAAAATTTACTTTAAGACATCCAGGATCTAGAGGAAaagaacatttttttattgcacTTTTTATTGATGAATGCTAGTATCAGCTATAAATCAATTTATGCGCTTCAAAAGTAGAAGGGGAATTTAATTCCTTTGATGATCCAATTCATCAATAGATGAACTAAAGAGTGTTTCTACGAGATGATATGTTTGTTTCGCTATTACCTTTTTAATGTGCGGGGAGGTGGTAGTAGGGAAAAGGTTTTCTGGATCTTTtttaaacatggcaatatccgTGAACCGAAGCAATTTTATCTGAATTCTTTATTTAAGAAGCTTACTTTGGAAGCATGTGGAGGTTATgagctttaatttttttcaggCTATTGACCACATCATTAATTCTGCTGCAAAATCAAATTACATGTCTGCTGGTCAGATGTCTGTGCCTATTGTTTTCAGAGGCCCAAACGGTGCTGCTGCTGGTGTTGGTGCTCAACATTCTCAGGTACGAACTAGAATATGTTCTAACACAACCTTGCTATGCGGTGCATATGGTATtcatgacattttgtattttaaagCCTTTGTTAGTATGTTTTAGCATGAGAGTAGTTTTAGGTGACTGTATGTAACTTCACCTCCTAGACCAAGGAGTTAACTTTGGATCAAGTTTATCTTCTGGTGCTGAAGTGAGAGGGAAAATACTACGAACCCCCACTTCACATCTCCCTGCTGGCTGACTCTATGTTGGACCAATTAACAttatcaaagaaagaaaataaaaaggcTAACCAGAATAGTTCGCCCAAGGTGATCAGTAAATAATGTTTCCTCAGACCTGTAAAGTCTAACCCCTTATtatttcgtttttatttttgtaattaatctTAGAGGGAGTGGAAGAGGATCATTTACT
The Primulina huaijiensis isolate GDHJ02 unplaced genomic scaffold, ASM1229523v2 scaffold42629, whole genome shotgun sequence genome window above contains:
- the LOC140969730 gene encoding pyruvate dehydrogenase E1 component subunit beta-1, mitochondrial, encoding MLGIIRQRVACKGNLAPVSLEQGIRVVASKAFSSSAKEMTVREALNSALDEEMSADPKVFLMGEEVGEYQGAYKISKGLLGKYGPERVIDTPITEAGFTGIGVGAAYYGLRPVIEFMTFNFSMQAIDHIINSAAKSNYMSAGQMSVPIVFRGPNGAAAGVGAQHSQCYAAWYGSCPGLKVLAPYSSEDARGLLKAAIRDPDPVVFLENELLYGSSFPVSAEVLDSSFCLPIGKAKIEREGKDVTITCFSRMVDYSLQAADILAKEGIRAEVINLRSI